CTTGATATTGTTGATTTTGATACACTAATTTTTTCTGATAAAATGCTCAAGTTCATTGGCCTTAAGCTTTTAAATCCTCTTCTTAGAAATTCTTTTTGCAATGTATATATAGCTATTCCTATTTTTGCAAGTATTTCGTCTCTATATCGTAGGGATTCGATTAACCACTTTGCTTTTTTTTGTTTTTGGGGGTTTTCACTTGTCCTTTTAAGTTCTTTTTTAAAGATATTAACTTCTTTGATTTTAATTTTAAATTTATTATTGTGATTTATTATTAATATATCTGGATCAACATAAAAATTAGTGTCGTTTGGGTCTTTAAATTCGAGCGTTGGGTTGGGGTTAAGTTTTTGTCTGATAATTTCTAAAGCCGTGTTAAATTCTTTGCTTCTTATTTTAAGTTCCTCTTTTAACTTTTTTTGAGTTTTTTCAAGAAGCTCTGCTTTTTCAAGAATTTTAATAATATTAGTTTCTAATTTATGATGCTTTGCTTGCAAAATTAACGATTCTATTATGTTGGGGACACAAATTCCAATTGGATCAAATTTTTGAATAAGTTCAATTATTTTTTTTACTTTTTCTTTTTCTTCCTTTTTAAAAAGATCGTAAGGGTTTATTATATGAAAACCTTTGCTGTTTAGATTGTTTATGAGTATTTCGCCTATTTTAATTTCATCTTCATTTATTCTTTGAATTCTTAATTGCAGTAAAAGGTGTTCTTTTAAAGAAGTATTTGTTTGTGTTTTTTCAAGAGCTATGTCGTGTTGATTTTTTATCATATCATCTTCTTTATAAAAAACTTTTTTAAACCTATATGTTTTCAATGTTTCAAAAAATATTTTATTTGAGTTTATTTCTAGACATTCATTATTTTCGCTTTCTTCTAGTATAAGCTTTGTTAATTCTTTTTGGTTAAGGCTTAATATTTTTATTGTTTGTATTTGAATTGAGTTTAAATTTTGAGATATTTTTAATTTTTGTTTAATCATATTTATATTAATGTATAAAAAAATCCACTAAGTATAATTACTAATGCTGGACTTATTTTATTATAAAAAAATAAAATAAAAAAATTAATTCCTACAATAGCCAGAGTTTTCAAAAGTTCTGTTTTGTTGTTTTCTATTTTTAAATATGTATTTTCAAGCAAAATGATTATTGTAATTATCCACAGCGCAACAATAATAGGTTTTAGATTTTCTAGGCAATAATTTAAAAAGCCGATTTTATGTAGTATTAGGAGGATTATAATCATTATTATTATTGGGGCTGTTATTAATGCTACTGTAGCAATTATTGCTCCCGCAATTCCTGCAGTTTTCATTCCAACGTATGTTGCTATGTTTGTTGCAATAGGCCCAGGGGTTATTCTTGATATTGTAATCATATT
The window above is part of the Borreliella burgdorferi B31 genome. Proteins encoded here:
- the rpoN gene encoding RNA polymerase factor sigma-54; protein product: MIKQKLKISQNLNSIQIQTIKILSLNQKELTKLILEESENNECLEINSNKIFFETLKTYRFKKVFYKEDDMIKNQHDIALEKTQTNTSLKEHLLLQLRIQRINEDEIKIGEILINNLNSKGFHIINPYDLFKKEEKEKVKKIIELIQKFDPIGICVPNIIESLILQAKHHKLETNIIKILEKAELLEKTQKKLKEELKIRSKEFNTALEIIRQKLNPNPTLEFKDPNDTNFYVDPDILIINHNNKFKIKIKEVNIFKKELKRTSENPQKQKKAKWLIESLRYRDEILAKIGIAIYTLQKEFLRRGFKSLRPMNLSILSEKISVSKSTISRAIKNKYLKCEWGTILIKELFSSVGGAKTNEFSKLSIKITVKKLLEANKKMSDKEISVILKSKGISISRRTVNKYRNELKSEKGRTYYGT
- a CDS encoding chromate transporter, whose protein sequence is MILINLFITFLKIGLLNFGGGNGIAAIINNEIINNKHWITKEEFVNMITISRITPGPIATNIATYVGMKTAGIAGAIIATVALITAPIIIMIIILLILHKIGFLNYCLENLKPIIVALWIITIIILLENTYLKIENNKTELLKTLAIVGINFFILFFYNKISPALVIILSGFFYTLI